In Magnetospirillum sp. XM-1, a single window of DNA contains:
- a CDS encoding ferritin family protein — translation MTTKVALFLAHALAMEHEAADRYDELADTMEVHNNMEVAELFRQMAKFSRLHGASVAARSNGHELPKLKSWQYRWNTPEPPEVGAPGAAHYMMTAWHALDFALENEKRGHRFYADEASGSDDAEVRALAAEMAEEEEEHVAELEKWIARTPKPEHDWAEDPDEALVAD, via the coding sequence ATGACCACCAAGGTAGCCCTGTTCCTGGCCCACGCTTTGGCCATGGAGCATGAAGCGGCGGATCGCTACGACGAACTGGCCGACACCATGGAAGTCCATAACAACATGGAAGTCGCCGAACTGTTCCGCCAGATGGCCAAGTTCTCGCGCCTGCATGGGGCGTCGGTGGCGGCCCGGTCCAACGGGCACGAGCTGCCCAAGCTCAAATCGTGGCAGTACCGCTGGAACACCCCCGAGCCGCCGGAAGTCGGCGCGCCGGGCGCCGCCCATTACATGATGACCGCCTGGCACGCCTTGGACTTCGCCCTGGAGAACGAGAAACGGGGCCATCGCTTCTACGCCGACGAAGCCTCGGGAAGCGACGACGCGGAAGTCCGGGCCCTGGCCGCCGAAATGGCCGAAGAAGAAGAAGAACACGTGGCGGAACTGGAAAAATGGATTGCCCGAACCCCCAAGCCGGAGCACGACTGGGCCGAGGACCCGGACGAGGCCCTGGTCGCCGATTGA
- a CDS encoding response regulator transcription factor — protein sequence MAVQQSRPITIVIAEKNPLLQSSLIKLFSGDDRFSVAAVASDGERFIEAVDKTPFDVGVIGWEMPYLDGRGVLQTLRARTDAPRLIVYTGSPNPDVPRQAMTLGAAGFCSKREPPEQLLDTIIAVAAGRMVFPFIDVSSLASDPLAGLTPRERELLAALAGGLTNQQMAGQLDISLNTVKFHLKNLYDKLGVGNRAQAVAFYLKGREAR from the coding sequence ATGGCCGTGCAGCAGAGCCGACCGATCACCATCGTTATTGCAGAGAAGAATCCGCTGCTCCAAAGCAGCCTGATCAAGCTCTTTTCCGGCGACGACCGCTTTTCCGTGGCCGCCGTGGCCAGCGATGGCGAACGCTTCATCGAAGCCGTGGACAAGACCCCCTTCGACGTCGGGGTCATCGGGTGGGAGATGCCCTACCTGGACGGACGCGGCGTGCTGCAGACCCTGCGGGCCCGCACCGATGCGCCGCGCCTGATCGTCTATACCGGCAGCCCCAATCCCGACGTGCCGCGCCAGGCCATGACGCTGGGCGCCGCCGGCTTCTGCTCCAAGCGCGAACCGCCCGAGCAGCTGCTCGACACCATCATCGCCGTGGCCGCCGGGCGGATGGTGTTTCCGTTCATCGACGTCTCCTCCCTGGCCAGCGACCCGCTGGCCGGCCTGACGCCCCGCGAGCGTGAATTGCTGGCCGCCCTGGCCGGCGGGCTGACCAACCAGCAGATGGCGGGCCAGTTGGACATCTCGCTCAACACCGTGAAGTTCCACCTGAAGAACCTTTACGACAAGCTGGGCGTCGGCAACCGCGCCCAGGCGGTGGCTTTCTACCTCAAGGGCCGGGAGGCCCGTTAA